The proteins below come from a single Oerskovia jenensis genomic window:
- a CDS encoding TOBE domain-containing protein, which produces MPHYRIREAADLLGVSDDTVRRWVDAGDLDAGVDDSGRKVVDGARLAAFAVRTAQAAPDPSGVARSARNRFVGIVTKVVSDTVMSQVEMQCGGQRVVSLMSTEAVRELGLEPGSLAVAVVKATTVIVETPGGLA; this is translated from the coding sequence ATGCCGCACTATCGGATCCGAGAAGCCGCCGACCTGCTCGGCGTCAGCGACGACACCGTGCGCCGCTGGGTCGACGCGGGGGATCTCGACGCGGGCGTCGACGACTCCGGCCGCAAGGTCGTCGACGGGGCACGGCTCGCCGCCTTCGCGGTGCGCACGGCGCAGGCAGCGCCCGATCCGTCCGGCGTCGCCCGGTCGGCCCGGAACCGGTTCGTCGGCATCGTGACCAAGGTCGTGAGCGACACCGTGATGTCCCAGGTCGAGATGCAGTGCGGCGGACAACGCGTCGTGTCCCTCATGAGCACCGAAGCGGTCCGCGAGCTCGGCCTCGAACCAGGGAGCCTCGCCGTCGCCGTCGTCAAGGCCACCACCGTGATCGTCGAGACGCCCGGAGGGCTCGCGTGA
- the modA gene encoding molybdate ABC transporter substrate-binding protein, translating into MTRTTTTPRPAARPARRALAVATTVLLTAALAACAAPSGGQGTPGTAGATGTTAVEEQTLTVLAAASLRDVFAELAQDFETEHDGVTVALSFAGSADLADQLLAGSPGDVFASADTTNMDRVVEGGDAADPVVFATNTLTVVVPPDNPGGVTSFADLAREDLKVVVCAVEVPCGAATAKVEAAAGTTIHRVSEEASVTDVLAKVTADEADAGLVYVTDATLAGGDVEVVDVPETKSVVNTYPIAVTSGAADETLAREWLDLVTGPVGQAALAKAGFGAP; encoded by the coding sequence GTGACCCGCACCACGACCACCCCTCGTCCCGCCGCGCGTCCCGCCCGGCGCGCGCTCGCCGTCGCGACCACCGTCCTGCTGACGGCCGCCCTCGCGGCGTGCGCGGCGCCGTCGGGCGGTCAGGGCACGCCAGGCACGGCAGGCGCGACGGGCACGACGGCCGTCGAGGAGCAGACCCTCACCGTGCTCGCCGCCGCGTCGCTGCGCGACGTGTTCGCCGAGCTCGCCCAGGACTTCGAGACCGAGCACGACGGCGTGACCGTCGCCCTGTCGTTCGCCGGGTCGGCCGACCTCGCCGACCAGCTCCTCGCCGGGAGCCCCGGCGACGTGTTCGCCTCGGCCGACACCACGAACATGGACCGCGTCGTCGAGGGCGGCGACGCGGCCGACCCCGTCGTCTTCGCGACCAACACGCTCACGGTCGTCGTGCCCCCGGACAACCCGGGCGGCGTCACGTCGTTCGCCGACCTCGCGCGCGAGGACCTCAAGGTCGTCGTGTGCGCGGTCGAGGTGCCCTGCGGGGCCGCGACCGCCAAGGTCGAGGCCGCCGCCGGGACCACGATCCACCGTGTGAGCGAGGAGGCGAGCGTGACCGACGTGCTCGCCAAGGTCACGGCCGACGAGGCCGACGCCGGACTCGTCTACGTGACCGACGCGACGCTCGCCGGCGGGGACGTCGAGGTCGTCGACGTCCCCGAGACGAAGAGCGTCGTCAACACCTACCCGATCGCCGTCACCTCGGGGGCCGCCGACGAGACCCTGGCCCGGGAGTGGCTCGACCTCGTGACCGGCCCCGTCGGACAGGCCGCGCTCGCGAAGGCGGGCTTCGGGGCACCGTGA
- a CDS encoding ABC transporter permease, which produces MRGLPRWVLAPAILGALFVVVPVVAMVARLDVSGGLGGVWDLLTSPTATDALWLSVRTSLVATVCCVLLGAPMALVLARTTFPGQRLARALVLLPLVLPPVVGGIALLYTFGRRGLIGQHLSVLGIEVAFTTTAVVMAQTFVALPFLVLSLEGSLRTHDARYEEVAATLGATPTTVLRRVTLPLVLPGLVSGAVLAFARALGEFGATITFAGALQGVTQTLPLEIYLQRSADPDAAVALSLLLVVVAVVVTAAVHGGPFGRGPSTDGDRIPAERDRISAERDRISAEGDEDPTDGDGSRHRRQVGASSSATGPVIPSEPGAPLRVRVRVAERGVDVDVTVEPGQVVAVLGANGAGKSTLLQAVTGLLPHRARPRSGSPDELLVSIDGTVLTDTTRGTAVPPRRRRVGWLTQRPLLLAHLDAVDDVAFGLRARGATRREARAQARVRLHDLDAGHLAERRPRELSGGQAQRVSIARALATDPRVLLLDEPLASLDVGVAQQVRRALHDAQRAHPRTTLLVTHDLLDVLLLADRAVVLEHGRVVEDGPAREVLSRPRSRFAARLAGINLLSGTATDDGGLRLGAGGEAASAVAGSASGTTPSALATTRVVAGVVADGGALVEGDPAVAMFEPRAVAVHREAPSGSPRNAFAVTITSLEPHGQLFRAWGEATGPQAVRDAVGHLAADLTPRSVADLRLAPGERVWFAVKAAEVQVYSTR; this is translated from the coding sequence ATGCGCGGGCTGCCCCGCTGGGTCCTGGCCCCCGCGATCCTCGGCGCGCTGTTCGTCGTCGTGCCCGTCGTCGCGATGGTCGCGCGCCTCGACGTGTCCGGGGGGCTCGGCGGCGTCTGGGACCTGCTCACCTCCCCCACCGCGACCGACGCCCTGTGGCTCTCGGTCCGGACGTCGCTCGTCGCGACCGTGTGCTGCGTCCTGCTCGGCGCGCCCATGGCACTCGTCCTCGCACGGACCACGTTCCCCGGGCAGCGCCTGGCCCGCGCACTCGTGCTGCTCCCCCTCGTCCTCCCCCCCGTCGTGGGCGGCATCGCGCTCCTCTACACGTTCGGGCGGCGCGGGCTGATCGGTCAGCACCTGTCCGTCCTGGGGATCGAGGTCGCGTTCACGACCACCGCGGTGGTCATGGCGCAGACCTTCGTCGCCCTGCCGTTCCTCGTGCTGAGCCTCGAAGGCTCCCTGCGGACGCACGACGCGCGGTACGAGGAGGTCGCCGCGACGCTCGGCGCGACCCCGACGACGGTGCTGCGCCGTGTCACGCTGCCGCTCGTGCTTCCCGGGCTCGTGTCCGGGGCGGTGCTCGCGTTCGCGCGCGCCCTCGGGGAGTTCGGCGCGACCATCACGTTCGCCGGGGCGCTCCAGGGCGTCACGCAGACCCTGCCGCTCGAGATCTACCTGCAACGCAGCGCCGACCCCGACGCCGCCGTCGCGCTCTCCCTGCTGCTCGTGGTCGTGGCCGTGGTCGTCACGGCAGCCGTGCACGGGGGGCCGTTCGGGCGCGGCCCCTCGACCGACGGGGACCGGATCCCGGCCGAGCGTGACCGGATCTCCGCCGAGCGTGACCGGATCTCCGCCGAGGGCGACGAGGACCCAACCGACGGGGACGGGTCGCGTCACCGTCGGCAGGTCGGCGCGTCCTCCTCGGCGACCGGGCCCGTCATCCCCAGCGAGCCCGGCGCGCCGCTGCGCGTCCGGGTACGCGTCGCCGAGCGCGGCGTCGACGTCGACGTCACGGTCGAGCCCGGTCAGGTCGTCGCGGTCCTCGGCGCCAACGGCGCGGGCAAGTCGACGCTCCTCCAGGCCGTCACCGGCCTCCTCCCCCACCGCGCCCGACCCCGGTCGGGCAGCCCCGACGAGCTCCTCGTGTCGATCGACGGCACCGTGCTCACCGACACCACCCGCGGCACCGCCGTCCCCCCACGACGGCGCAGGGTCGGCTGGCTCACGCAGCGGCCGCTGCTCCTCGCGCACCTCGATGCCGTGGACGACGTGGCGTTCGGGCTCCGCGCGCGGGGGGCGACCCGGCGCGAGGCCCGCGCGCAGGCCCGCGTGCGCCTCCACGACCTCGACGCCGGGCACCTCGCCGAGCGCCGACCCCGCGAGCTCTCCGGCGGCCAGGCCCAGCGGGTCTCGATCGCGCGGGCCCTGGCGACCGACCCGCGCGTCCTGCTGCTCGACGAGCCCCTCGCGTCGCTCGACGTCGGGGTCGCGCAGCAGGTGCGCCGCGCCCTGCACGACGCGCAGCGCGCGCACCCGCGCACGACCCTGCTCGTGACGCACGACCTGCTCGACGTCCTGCTGCTCGCCGACCGTGCGGTGGTCCTGGAGCACGGCCGGGTCGTCGAGGACGGCCCCGCGCGCGAGGTCCTGTCGCGCCCCCGGTCCCGGTTCGCGGCGCGGCTGGCGGGGATCAACCTGCTCTCGGGCACCGCGACCGACGACGGCGGGCTGCGGCTCGGCGCGGGGGGCGAGGCGGCGAGCGCCGTCGCGGGGTCGGCGTCGGGCACCACCCCGAGCGCTCTCGCCACCACACGGGTCGTCGCAGGGGTCGTGGCCGACGGCGGCGCTCTGGTCGAGGGCGACCCGGCGGTCGCGATGTTCGAGCCGCGCGCGGTCGCGGTCCACCGTGAGGCGCCGTCGGGCAGCCCGCGCAACGCCTTCGCGGTGACGATCACCTCGCTCGAGCCGCACGGGCAGCTCTTCCGGGCCTGGGGAGAGGCGACAGGTCCGCAGGCGGTGCGCGACGCCGTCGGGCACCTCGCCGCGGACCTGACGCCGCGGTCGGTCGCGGACCTGCGGCTGGCACCGGGCGAGCGGGTGTGGTTCGCCGTCAAGGCCGCCGAGGTGCAGGTCTACTCGACCCGCTGA
- a CDS encoding AGE family epimerase/isomerase, which translates to MTVKDEFARAADDAAWRQDELRRLLTFAQASLGPDGGARWLDDHGVPDPREPVHTWITARMAHVYALASLLDVPGTGALADRALDGLRTRLADPADGGWFASRGPGDAVDDTKSAYAHAFVVLAASSATIAGRPGARDLLDDALRILDQEFWETDQGMLRDEWDRAWTTCAPYRGANANMHGVESLLAAHSATGELLWLEHAASIADRVVGWAAEREWRVVEHFDAAWRPEPELNVDHPTDQFKPYGSTPGHGFEWARLLLHLDAAQAAVGTGAPGARLDAARHLFDRAATDGWDPVEGGFVYTVNWYGRPVERRRFHWVAAEAIAAAEVFARVTGEERYTRLADDWWAYARARLVDVERGSWHHELDVHNRPSAVVWDGKPDVYHAAQALLLADVPVTGSLAESVRALASLR; encoded by the coding sequence ATGACGGTCAAGGACGAGTTCGCCCGAGCGGCCGACGACGCCGCGTGGCGCCAGGACGAGCTGCGCAGGCTGCTCACCTTCGCGCAGGCGTCCCTGGGGCCCGACGGCGGGGCGCGCTGGCTCGACGACCACGGGGTCCCCGACCCGCGCGAACCCGTGCACACGTGGATCACGGCCCGCATGGCGCACGTGTACGCGCTCGCGAGCCTGCTCGACGTCCCCGGGACGGGCGCGCTCGCGGACCGCGCTCTCGACGGGCTGCGTACCCGTCTCGCCGACCCCGCGGACGGCGGCTGGTTCGCCTCGCGGGGACCGGGCGACGCGGTCGACGACACCAAGAGCGCCTACGCGCACGCGTTCGTGGTCCTCGCGGCGTCGAGCGCCACGATCGCGGGACGGCCCGGGGCACGCGACCTCCTCGACGACGCGCTGCGCATCCTCGACCAGGAGTTCTGGGAGACCGACCAGGGCATGCTGCGCGACGAGTGGGACCGGGCCTGGACCACGTGCGCGCCCTACCGCGGGGCGAACGCCAACATGCACGGCGTCGAGTCGCTGCTCGCGGCGCACTCGGCCACGGGCGAGCTCCTGTGGCTCGAGCACGCCGCCTCGATCGCGGACCGGGTCGTCGGCTGGGCGGCCGAGCGCGAGTGGCGGGTCGTCGAGCACTTCGACGCCGCGTGGCGACCCGAGCCCGAGCTGAACGTCGACCACCCCACCGACCAGTTCAAGCCCTACGGCTCGACGCCCGGCCACGGGTTCGAGTGGGCGCGCCTGCTGCTGCACCTCGACGCCGCGCAGGCCGCGGTCGGCACGGGCGCACCGGGGGCCCGCCTCGACGCCGCCCGCCACCTGTTCGACCGCGCTGCGACCGACGGCTGGGACCCGGTCGAGGGCGGGTTCGTCTACACCGTCAACTGGTACGGGCGGCCCGTCGAGCGGCGCCGCTTCCACTGGGTCGCTGCCGAGGCGATCGCGGCGGCGGAGGTCTTCGCCCGGGTCACGGGCGAGGAGCGGTACACGCGGCTCGCCGACGACTGGTGGGCGTACGCGAGGGCGCGTCTCGTCGACGTCGAGCGTGGTTCGTGGCACCACGAGCTCGACGTCCACAACCGGCCGTCGGCCGTCGTGTGGGACGGCAAGCCCGACGTCTACCACGCGGCCCAGGCGCTGCTCCTCGCGGACGTGCCGGTCACGGGCAGCCTCGCGGAGTCGGTCCGGGCGCTCGCGTCGCTCCGCTGA
- a CDS encoding carbohydrate ABC transporter permease yields the protein MTTVTTPVEATAPGSGSGSGATGSRRRKKPVERFSVARTLRYVLLILFVLVVLVPVYVLFVTSFKGPGDAAPTRAWNLPQVWTTENWQAAWTALAPAILRTLQMVIPAALISAFLGSLNGFVLSRWRFRGANLVFTLILFGMFIPYQAVIIPLNQLVLSLDLPSGIPTLIVLHVIYGLPITTLIFRNYYQTVPNELIEAARVDGAGMLRTYWSIVLPLSIPSFVVVLIWQFTSAWNDFLFAVFFSSSQNGPVTLALNNLANGALLQNYGASMAGALFASLPTLVVYILLGKYFMGGLMSGSVKG from the coding sequence ATGACCACGGTCACCACCCCCGTCGAGGCGACGGCCCCGGGCTCGGGCTCGGGGTCCGGCGCCACCGGCTCGCGTCGTCGCAAGAAGCCGGTCGAGCGCTTCTCCGTCGCCCGGACCCTGCGGTACGTGCTGCTGATCCTGTTCGTGCTCGTCGTGCTCGTGCCCGTCTACGTCCTGTTCGTCACGAGCTTCAAGGGACCGGGCGACGCGGCGCCGACCCGCGCATGGAACCTCCCCCAGGTGTGGACCACGGAGAACTGGCAGGCCGCGTGGACGGCGCTGGCGCCCGCGATCCTGCGCACGCTCCAGATGGTGATCCCGGCCGCGCTCATCTCCGCGTTCCTCGGGTCGCTCAACGGGTTCGTGCTCTCGCGCTGGAGGTTCCGCGGCGCGAACCTCGTGTTCACGCTCATCCTGTTCGGCATGTTCATCCCGTACCAGGCGGTGATCATCCCGCTCAACCAGCTCGTCCTGAGCCTCGACCTGCCGAGCGGCATCCCGACGCTCATCGTGCTGCACGTGATCTACGGCCTGCCGATCACGACGCTGATCTTCCGCAACTACTACCAGACCGTCCCGAACGAGCTCATCGAGGCCGCGCGCGTCGACGGGGCGGGCATGCTGCGCACGTACTGGTCGATCGTCCTGCCGCTGTCGATCCCGAGCTTCGTGGTCGTGCTGATCTGGCAGTTCACGTCCGCGTGGAACGACTTCCTCTTCGCGGTGTTCTTCTCCTCGAGCCAGAACGGCCCGGTCACGCTCGCGCTCAACAACCTCGCGAACGGGGCGCTGCTGCAGAACTACGGCGCGTCGATGGCGGGGGCGCTGTTCGCCTCGCTCCCGACGCTCGTCGTCTACATCCTGCTCGGCAAGTACTTCATGGGTGGGCTCATGTCGGGGTCGGTCAAGGGCTGA
- a CDS encoding carbohydrate ABC transporter permease, with protein MIHSARRWGPPLLLVAPSLILVGVFVYGLIGINFATSTTDMHKAAQSTGQAPVSRVGIQNYLDLLASPEFQHSLLNLLIYTVVFLVGTMVIGFVWAWLLDKPVKGEGFFRAVYLFPMAVSFIASGVVWRWLLNSNQDEKASGLNRLFQMIGLDALQNNWWNNVTFGIAAIAIPAIWQLSGYVMALFLAGFRGIPEELREAARIDGASEWKLYRYVLFPQLTPIALSALIIVGHMSLKAFDLIMSISKPSNYQTKVPAVDMYVFKSSFDYANAAAVGAILLIIVALVIVPYLISLNRKEKIR; from the coding sequence GTGATCCACTCCGCCCGACGCTGGGGGCCACCCCTGCTCCTCGTCGCCCCGTCCCTGATCCTGGTGGGGGTGTTCGTCTACGGCCTCATCGGGATCAACTTCGCGACCTCGACCACGGACATGCACAAGGCCGCGCAGTCCACCGGCCAGGCGCCCGTGTCCCGCGTCGGCATCCAGAACTACCTCGACCTGCTCGCGAGCCCGGAATTCCAGCACTCCCTCCTGAACCTCCTGATCTACACCGTGGTCTTCCTGGTGGGCACGATGGTCATCGGCTTCGTCTGGGCCTGGCTCCTCGACAAGCCCGTCAAGGGTGAGGGCTTCTTCCGCGCCGTCTACCTCTTCCCCATGGCGGTCTCCTTCATCGCCTCGGGCGTCGTGTGGCGCTGGCTCCTCAACTCGAACCAGGACGAGAAGGCGAGCGGCCTCAACCGGCTCTTCCAGATGATCGGGCTCGACGCGCTCCAGAACAACTGGTGGAACAACGTCACGTTCGGCATCGCGGCCATCGCGATCCCCGCGATCTGGCAGCTCTCGGGCTACGTCATGGCGCTCTTCCTCGCAGGGTTCCGTGGCATCCCGGAGGAGCTGCGCGAGGCGGCCCGCATCGACGGTGCGAGCGAGTGGAAGCTGTACCGCTACGTGCTCTTCCCGCAGCTCACGCCGATCGCGCTGTCCGCGCTCATCATCGTGGGCCACATGTCGCTCAAGGCGTTCGACCTCATCATGTCGATCTCCAAGCCGTCGAACTACCAGACCAAGGTCCCGGCCGTCGACATGTACGTCTTCAAGTCGAGCTTCGACTACGCGAACGCGGCTGCGGTGGGCGCGATCCTGCTCATCATCGTGGCCCTCGTGATCGTGCCCTACCTGATCTCCCTGAACCGCAAGGAGAAGATCCGATGA
- a CDS encoding ABC transporter substrate-binding protein: MRNGLRVAGALVGTAALLALAACSGDSGSDSTSGGSGDAAGGDVEVFTWWAEGSEKAGLDALVSVFDEQQPDYTFVNGAVAGGAGSAAKDLLQTRLQANDPPDTFQAHAGKELTDYIDAAQIEDISDLYDEFGVTDVFPQDLIDLLTVDGKIYSMPSNIHRSNMVWANPTVLTEAGLDPAATYATLDDWFVALDAVQATGKTPLSIAQTWTQVNLLETVLMADLGAEAYNGLWDGTTAWDSPEVTAALEDFEKLIGYTNTDRDGLDWPEATQLVMDGEAAFNVMGDWAVAAFEESDKTAGTDFTYFPVPGTDGMFGFLADSFTLPVGAKNPDGAKAWIETVSSLEGQTAFNKAKGSIPARTDADPADFSEYQQTAITSFADDTIVPSLAHGAAASIAVLNAISDATSKFTSGASDLAQYQADLAAAAAE; this comes from the coding sequence ATGCGTAACGGATTACGCGTCGCCGGGGCACTGGTGGGCACCGCAGCCCTCCTGGCCCTCGCGGCTTGCAGCGGCGACTCTGGTAGCGATTCCACCTCGGGCGGCTCGGGCGATGCCGCGGGCGGCGACGTCGAGGTCTTCACCTGGTGGGCGGAAGGCTCCGAGAAGGCCGGCCTCGACGCCCTCGTCTCGGTCTTCGACGAGCAGCAGCCCGACTACACGTTCGTGAACGGCGCGGTCGCCGGAGGCGCCGGATCTGCCGCCAAGGACCTGCTCCAGACCCGGCTCCAGGCCAACGACCCGCCCGACACGTTCCAGGCCCACGCGGGCAAGGAGCTCACCGACTACATCGACGCCGCGCAGATCGAGGACATCTCCGACCTGTACGACGAGTTCGGGGTCACGGACGTCTTCCCGCAGGACCTCATCGACCTCCTCACGGTCGACGGCAAGATCTACTCGATGCCCTCCAACATCCACCGCTCGAACATGGTCTGGGCCAACCCCACGGTCCTGACCGAGGCGGGCCTCGACCCCGCCGCAACCTACGCGACCCTCGACGACTGGTTCGTCGCACTCGACGCGGTCCAGGCCACGGGGAAGACCCCGCTCTCGATCGCGCAGACATGGACCCAGGTCAACCTGCTCGAGACGGTCCTCATGGCCGACCTCGGCGCCGAGGCCTACAACGGGCTGTGGGACGGCACGACCGCCTGGGACAGCCCCGAGGTCACGGCCGCTCTCGAGGACTTCGAGAAACTGATCGGTTACACCAACACGGACCGCGACGGACTGGACTGGCCCGAGGCCACCCAGCTCGTCATGGACGGCGAGGCCGCGTTCAACGTCATGGGCGACTGGGCCGTGGCGGCGTTCGAGGAGTCCGACAAGACAGCCGGCACCGACTTCACCTACTTCCCGGTCCCCGGGACGGACGGCATGTTCGGATTCCTCGCCGACTCGTTCACGCTGCCCGTGGGGGCCAAGAACCCCGACGGCGCCAAGGCCTGGATCGAGACGGTCTCGAGCCTCGAGGGCCAGACGGCGTTCAACAAGGCCAAGGGCTCCATCCCGGCCCGCACCGATGCCGACCCTGCTGACTTCTCCGAGTACCAGCAGACCGCCATCACCTCGTTCGCGGACGACACGATCGTGCCGTCGCTCGCCCACGGCGCGGCCGCCTCGATCGCCGTGCTCAACGCCATCTCCGACGCGACGAGCAAGTTCACCTCCGGCGCCTCCGACCTGGCGCAGTACCAGGCCGACCTGGCCGCTGCTGCAGCCGAGTAG
- a CDS encoding LacI family DNA-binding transcriptional regulator: MAAGGRTARGGGRPTLAAVAEAAGVSLKTASRVLDNEPSVAEATRLKVRAAADALGFRRNAVAADLARGGGSRLVGFVTGDIANPFYSDLAGGIERELRKHGLQLITTSSDEDADQERELIDALIERRVAALFIAPTAADHSYLHAELATGVPVVFLDRPPSGIEADTVVLDNRAGAAAATRHLLAQGHRRIALAGDLSRLWTFRERHEGFVAALRDAGIEDPERYVRDGLHDAATAREAVEGLLALDEPPTAILTANNKITQGALRALRTGHGTRRDVALVGFDDFELADVLDVTVVGYEISAMGQEAARLAVDRIEAPGGAARLRVVPTVLIPRGSGEIAPRLAALEVRAGR; this comes from the coding sequence ATGGCCGCAGGAGGCCGCACCGCACGCGGCGGAGGTCGCCCGACCCTCGCCGCGGTGGCCGAGGCCGCGGGGGTCAGCCTCAAGACGGCGTCCCGCGTGCTCGACAACGAGCCCAGCGTCGCCGAGGCGACCCGCCTCAAGGTGCGGGCGGCCGCCGACGCGCTCGGGTTCCGACGCAACGCCGTCGCGGCGGACCTCGCACGCGGAGGGGGCTCCCGGCTCGTCGGGTTCGTGACCGGAGACATCGCGAACCCCTTCTACTCGGACCTCGCGGGCGGGATCGAGCGCGAGCTGCGCAAGCACGGGCTCCAGCTCATCACCACGAGCTCCGACGAGGACGCGGACCAGGAGCGCGAGCTCATCGACGCGCTGATCGAACGCCGCGTCGCCGCCCTGTTCATCGCCCCCACGGCTGCCGACCACTCCTACCTGCACGCCGAGCTCGCGACCGGCGTGCCCGTCGTGTTCCTCGACCGCCCGCCGAGCGGGATCGAGGCCGACACCGTCGTGCTCGACAACCGCGCCGGCGCCGCCGCAGCGACCAGGCACCTGCTCGCGCAGGGGCACCGCCGGATCGCGCTCGCGGGCGACCTGTCCCGCCTGTGGACGTTCCGCGAGCGGCACGAGGGCTTCGTCGCCGCGCTGCGCGACGCCGGGATCGAGGACCCCGAGCGCTACGTGCGCGACGGGTTGCACGACGCCGCGACGGCCCGCGAGGCGGTCGAGGGGCTCCTCGCGCTCGACGAGCCGCCCACCGCGATCCTCACGGCCAACAACAAGATCACCCAGGGTGCGCTCCGGGCGCTGCGCACCGGGCACGGCACGCGCCGCGACGTCGCCCTCGTCGGGTTCGACGACTTCGAGCTCGCCGACGTCCTCGACGTGACCGTCGTGGGGTACGAGATCTCCGCGATGGGCCAGGAGGCCGCACGGCTCGCGGTCGACCGCATCGAGGCCCCCGGGGGTGCGGCCAGGCTGCGCGTCGTCCCGACCGTGCTCATCCCGCGCGGGTCCGGGGAGATCGCGCCGCGACTGGCCGCGCTCGAGGTTCGCGCAGGGCGGTGA
- a CDS encoding GmrSD restriction endonuclease domain-containing protein, with protein MGRTAPGWYPDPSAAGTQRWFDGDRWSQHTRPTVLPTSTQRLPLGVGTLGGDAPRPTSPPGEKSSGLPFAEVRPAIEEQPASYAPASTVRALPPIPPPPGPVAQPGAPAGPTASRASARRDTSAPRPVSRQGRLSGPALWAGCAVLVVALAGSGVALAQKGGSDRPPAPVTSKATNAPPPVEDPAEDRTPDYHEVANSAVLEVAPLDVDAVIAAAPSQSALATVALLEVGDRDVAAAFSVEAFGARFADTDGNGCDTRNDALARSLSGVSFTPGTKDCVVLTGLLADPYSGTEIAFERGPLSSEKVQVDHVVALTDAWHKGARAWDAARREAFANDPLNVLVVDGALNQQKGDGDASAWLPPNEAFRCAYVARQVGVKYTYGLRVTSTEKAALVAVLSTCPGEPLPTGSTLPAPRDPVVPPVEKPRPRPTQTPTPEAPPAAEPPPAPAPSTPTPTPSQPATTIPEDCQVKGVYVRAMDGATNLYYLREDRWIFKKIAGDVCFGSEEEAEAAGFERTWW; from the coding sequence ATGGGTCGCACCGCTCCGGGGTGGTATCCCGACCCCTCCGCAGCCGGTACCCAGCGGTGGTTCGACGGCGACCGCTGGTCCCAGCACACCCGCCCCACGGTCCTGCCCACCAGCACGCAGCGCCTCCCCCTCGGCGTCGGGACGCTCGGTGGCGACGCCCCCCGTCCGACGAGCCCGCCGGGTGAAAAGTCCTCCGGCCTGCCGTTCGCCGAGGTCCGCCCGGCCATCGAGGAGCAGCCCGCGTCGTACGCGCCCGCCTCGACCGTGCGGGCGCTGCCTCCGATCCCGCCCCCGCCGGGACCGGTCGCGCAGCCCGGGGCACCCGCAGGCCCGACGGCGTCGCGCGCCTCGGCCCGTCGGGACACCTCGGCGCCTCGGCCCGTCTCCCGGCAAGGGCGCCTGTCCGGGCCCGCGCTCTGGGCGGGTTGCGCCGTGCTCGTCGTGGCCCTCGCCGGGAGCGGGGTGGCCCTCGCGCAGAAGGGCGGCTCGGACAGGCCGCCTGCTCCCGTGACCTCCAAGGCGACGAACGCCCCACCGCCCGTCGAGGACCCCGCGGAGGACCGGACCCCGGACTACCACGAGGTGGCCAACTCGGCCGTCCTGGAGGTCGCACCCCTGGACGTCGACGCGGTGATCGCGGCAGCCCCCTCGCAGTCGGCGCTCGCGACGGTCGCGCTCCTCGAGGTCGGCGACCGGGACGTGGCCGCCGCGTTCTCGGTCGAGGCCTTCGGGGCGCGGTTCGCCGACACCGACGGCAACGGGTGCGACACCCGCAACGACGCGCTCGCGCGGTCCCTGTCCGGGGTGTCGTTCACGCCCGGCACGAAGGACTGCGTCGTCCTGACGGGCCTGCTCGCCGACCCGTACAGCGGCACCGAGATCGCCTTCGAGCGCGGCCCCCTGTCCTCGGAGAAGGTCCAGGTGGACCACGTGGTCGCCCTGACCGACGCGTGGCACAAGGGTGCGCGAGCGTGGGACGCGGCGCGACGCGAGGCCTTCGCGAACGACCCTCTCAACGTCCTCGTCGTCGACGGTGCCCTCAACCAGCAGAAGGGCGACGGGGACGCCTCTGCGTGGCTCCCCCCGAACGAGGCGTTCCGCTGCGCGTACGTCGCACGCCAGGTGGGCGTCAAGTACACCTACGGCCTGCGCGTGACCAGCACCGAGAAGGCCGCCCTCGTCGCGGTCCTCTCGACGTGCCCGGGCGAGCCGCTGCCGACCGGCAGCACGCTCCCTGCGCCCCGCGACCCCGTCGTCCCCCCGGTCGAGAAGCCCCGGCCACGCCCCACGCAGACCCCGACGCCCGAGGCGCCGCCGGCCGCCGAACCACCGCCCGCCCCGGCGCCCTCGACGCCCACCCCGACCCCGAGCCAGCCCGCGACGACGATCCCCGAGGACTGCCAGGTCAAGGGTGTGTACGTCCGTGCGATGGACGGCGCGACGAACCTCTACTACCTCCGCGAGGACCGGTGGATCTTCAAGAAGATCGCAGGTGACGTGTGCTTCGGCAGCGAGGAGGAGGCCGAGGCGGCCGGTTTCGAACGGACCTGGTGGTAG